The following are from one region of the Sciurus carolinensis chromosome 5, mSciCar1.2, whole genome shotgun sequence genome:
- the Sertm1 gene encoding serine-rich and transmembrane domain-containing protein 1, with amino-acid sequence MSEPDSSSGFAGSVENGTFLELFPTSLSTSVDPSSGHLSNVYIYVSIFLSLLAFLLLLLIIALQRLKNIISSSSSYPEYPSDAGSSFTNLEVCSISSQRSTFSNLSS; translated from the coding sequence ATGTCTGAGCCTGACTCTTCATCGGGATTTGCAGGGAGTGTGGAGAATGGAACTTTCCTTGAGCTGTTTCCCACATCGCTGTCCACGTCGGTGGACCCGTCCTCCGGCCACCTGTCCAATGTCTACATCTATGTGTCCATATTCCTCAGCCTATTAGCATTTCTGCTTTTGCTTTTAATCATTGCCCTCCAGAGGCTCAAAAATATcatctcctccagctcctcctacCCAGAGTACCCAAGTGATGCTGGAAGTTCTTTCACCAACTTAGAAGTCTGTAGCATTTCCTCCCAAAGGTCCACTTTTTCAAACCTTTCATCCTGA